The following proteins are co-located in the Pseudoalteromonas sp. N1230-9 genome:
- a CDS encoding bifunctional diguanylate cyclase/phosphodiesterase produces the protein MSRIFKDGLSLKTQVYSLIILISVTSFFVRVFTDVDTTRHYLQTQMASHAQDTATSLGLSISPYLEDDNIMIAETMATAIFDSGYYNEIKFTDMQNNVVFQLQNPKRVESIPSWFINLFELSAPTMHSEINSGWIIAGTLDVSSHTGQSYLTLWQHMLRSLYSSFLLLAASLAVAFLILRAVFKPLKAVENQAKLVTRKRFTLNEEIPVARELRTVTQAINNMVKNLQSTFDSLTKQTQTLTEQVYIDSITGLGNRKSFENYFHSVVNNISDDSPITAMMLTLPSLNNINQVVSYQDGDQHVIDAAELLTQSASELPNSSVFRLNGGTFILLAPYDSVFLNKVRLELNDKLSQKENSLHINGYANLALVAIEKGASIGEVLSLLDTGCTTGEDNNISCSDKRSLFSVNQWRTLIKSIINAGEVSFSIQPVKKANKANSQCYFEVFAHFTHEGEKVNNAHLFAMAEKLNLTEELDKKIILNFVNIKERYPDEVFALNISKTSLYSTSFIEWLTLFSQAKPVIKTNLLFELHEISLLYNVHVASLHIDAIKELGIGVCIEHFGTSLTSFKYLQGLDIEYVKIDGSYIQDLVTNPQSQFYIQTVNNICHGFGIKVLACLVEKADTLEMLENLGCDGLQGNLILPPSKIIKSNNNGVNKEFTFCADALKFCN, from the coding sequence ATGTCTCGAATCTTTAAAGATGGCTTAAGCTTAAAAACTCAAGTATATAGCTTGATCATTTTAATTTCTGTTACATCATTTTTTGTACGTGTTTTTACTGACGTAGATACCACCCGTCATTACCTGCAAACACAAATGGCCAGCCACGCTCAGGATACAGCAACTAGTTTGGGGCTTTCCATATCACCTTATTTAGAAGATGATAACATAATGATTGCAGAAACTATGGCGACCGCTATTTTTGATTCTGGCTATTACAATGAAATAAAATTTACTGATATGCAAAATAACGTCGTATTTCAGTTACAAAATCCGAAACGTGTTGAGTCCATTCCTAGTTGGTTCATTAATCTCTTTGAATTGAGTGCCCCAACGATGCATTCTGAAATCAATAGCGGCTGGATAATAGCAGGTACACTGGATGTTTCTAGCCACACCGGCCAATCATACTTGACCTTGTGGCAACACATGTTGCGTAGTCTATACAGTTCATTCTTATTGCTTGCAGCATCCTTAGCTGTGGCATTTTTAATTTTACGCGCTGTGTTCAAGCCTTTAAAAGCAGTGGAAAATCAAGCTAAATTAGTCACTCGTAAGCGCTTTACTCTTAATGAAGAAATACCTGTTGCACGTGAATTACGTACCGTGACTCAAGCTATTAACAACATGGTGAAGAACTTACAGAGTACTTTTGACTCATTAACCAAACAAACTCAAACGCTCACAGAACAAGTATACATAGACTCAATAACTGGACTTGGTAACCGCAAGTCATTTGAAAATTACTTTCACTCAGTCGTAAATAATATTTCGGATGACTCACCCATAACGGCAATGATGCTTACCCTTCCCTCATTAAACAACATAAACCAAGTAGTGAGTTATCAAGATGGTGACCAACACGTTATTGATGCTGCTGAATTGCTCACACAGTCTGCTAGCGAACTACCGAATTCATCAGTATTTAGACTGAACGGTGGAACTTTTATACTATTGGCTCCTTACGATTCTGTGTTTTTAAATAAAGTGCGTCTGGAACTTAATGATAAGCTAAGCCAAAAAGAAAATAGCTTGCACATCAACGGTTACGCAAACTTAGCACTCGTTGCTATCGAAAAAGGGGCGAGTATTGGTGAAGTCTTGTCATTACTGGATACTGGCTGCACAACTGGCGAAGATAATAATATAAGTTGTAGTGATAAAAGGTCACTATTTAGCGTTAATCAATGGCGCACCCTAATCAAGTCAATTATAAATGCAGGGGAAGTAAGCTTTTCTATTCAACCGGTAAAAAAAGCAAACAAAGCTAATTCACAGTGTTATTTTGAAGTTTTTGCACATTTCACTCACGAGGGCGAAAAAGTAAATAATGCACACTTGTTTGCCATGGCTGAAAAGTTAAACTTAACCGAAGAGCTCGATAAAAAAATTATACTGAACTTTGTCAACATTAAAGAACGATACCCAGATGAGGTATTTGCATTAAACATTAGCAAGACTTCGTTGTACTCAACAAGCTTTATAGAATGGTTAACTTTGTTCTCCCAAGCGAAACCCGTTATTAAAACTAACTTACTGTTTGAGCTTCATGAAATAAGCTTGCTTTATAATGTGCACGTAGCCTCTTTACATATAGATGCTATAAAAGAGCTGGGCATTGGGGTATGTATCGAGCATTTTGGCACAAGTTTGACCTCATTCAAGTATTTGCAAGGTCTTGATATAGAATATGTTAAAATCGATGGCAGCTATATTCAAGATTTAGTAACTAACCCACAAAGTCAGTTTTATATCCAGACTGTTAATAATATTTGCCATGGTTTTGGTATTAAAGTTTTAGCTTGTTTAGTTGAAAAAGCGGATACTTTAGAAATGCTTGAAAACTTAGGATGTGATGGTTTACAGGGTAATTTGATACTGCCTCCATCAAAAATTATTAAATCTAATAATAATGGCGTGAATAAAGAGTTTACTTTTTGCGCCGATGCGTTAAAATTTTGCAATTAG
- a CDS encoding transglutaminase-like cysteine peptidase, whose protein sequence is MRIGFCIIIFVSFFVCAQDMLLHLRNSDIITRAKQLYGDTGHHRIKTWLSFIDDSAKKSEWQKIHLVNDFFNTHIKYKTDEELWQKKDYWATPLESLGVGMGDCEDYVIAKYFTLIALGVPEEKIRLMYVRQRTVNQPHMVLIYFEKPNQIPLVLDNFDTKLVPANKRNDLKPIYSFNGQGLWLAKSKGLGNKVKNSNGVSAWNTMLERIEQGELAPSNSNNKGTSSYVSNL, encoded by the coding sequence GTGCGTATAGGATTTTGCATAATTATATTTGTGTCTTTTTTTGTTTGTGCACAGGACATGCTATTGCATTTGCGTAACAGCGATATAATTACCCGTGCAAAACAGTTATACGGAGATACTGGCCATCACAGAATAAAAACATGGCTAAGTTTTATTGATGATTCTGCGAAAAAAAGCGAATGGCAAAAAATTCATTTAGTTAATGACTTTTTTAACACACATATAAAATACAAAACCGATGAAGAGCTGTGGCAAAAGAAAGATTACTGGGCCACTCCACTTGAGAGCCTTGGTGTGGGTATGGGTGACTGCGAAGATTATGTTATTGCTAAATACTTTACATTAATAGCACTCGGTGTGCCTGAAGAAAAAATAAGATTAATGTATGTACGCCAACGCACAGTTAACCAACCACATATGGTACTTATATACTTCGAAAAACCCAACCAAATACCACTCGTATTAGACAACTTTGATACTAAATTGGTACCCGCAAACAAACGCAACGATTTAAAACCTATATACAGCTTTAATGGCCAAGGCTTGTGGTTGGCCAAATCTAAAGGCTTAGGAAACAAAGTTAAGAATAGCAATGGCGTGTCTGCTTGGAACACTATGCTAGAAAGAATTGAACAAGGTGAGCTTGCGCCTTCAAATAGTAACAATAAAGGAACTAGTAGTTATGTCTCGAATCTTTAA